TTTCCATAACCCGGTCCGGGGCGATATCGTTGTTTTTCGCTATCCCAAGGACCCGCAGGAATATTTTATTAAAAGAGTGGTCGGCTTGCCGGGGGAAAAAGTGGAAATAAAAGACGGGCAAGTTTATCTTTATAATCAGCAATACAAGGATGGCGCGGTCCTTGACGAAACTTATCTGTCGCCCGATGTGAAAACTATCGCCAACACCGGAACGGAATCGGTAACGCTTGGGCCGAATGAATATTATGTCTTGGGCGACAATCGCAATTCCTCCAAAGATTCGCGCAGTTTCGGACCGGTCGATCGCAGTTTTGTCATCGGCCGCGTCGCCTTTCGCGGCTGGCCATTGAATAGGATGACGGTTTTTCAAACCCCCGCCTATCAATATTAATTTTTCACTTTTTACTTTTAACTTTTTACTTATTGTCATATGCCTCATAGAAAAAATAACCGGAATAATAATCAACGCCGGGACCCTTTTCACAAAGAGGAATTGAAGCAGCGGGGTCTTTCGGAAAAATTCGTCCGCTTAAGGGGGATGAAGGATATTATTTTTGACGAAAATAAATATTGGGATCTGGTGATCAAGAAAGCTTCCGATCTGGCGGAGATTTACGGCTTTAAGAAAATCCAGACTCCGATTCTGGAAGGCTTGGAGCTTTACCGCAAATCTACCGGCGAAACCAGCGATATCGTTTCCAAGGAGATGTATTCTTTTGTCGATAAAAACGGCGAAAAAGTCGCCTTGCGGCCGGAAATTACCCCCAGCCTGGTCCGGGCTTATATTGAGAACGGCATGTTGAATATGCCTCATCCGGTGAAGATGTATTCTTATGGCCCGATCTTCCGCCATGAAAAACCGCAAGCCGGCCGTTATCGCCAGTCGCACCAATTTGATATGGAAATTTTCGGCGAAGCCAGCCCGGTGGCGGATTTTCTCCTGATGCTGATCGCTTACAATCTTTTCAGCGAATTGCAGATCGACATCGAATTGCAGGTGAATAATATCGGCTGCAAGCAATGCCGCGGCGAATATATCAAAAAACTGTCCGCTTATTATAAAGAAAGGGGCAATCGTTCGCACTTATGCAATGATTGCAAACGCCGCTTGGAAAGAAATCCTTTGCGCTTATTGGATTGCAAGGAAGCGAATTGCATCGCTTTGAAAGAAGGCGCGCCGCCGATCGTTGATTTCCTCTGTGAGGATTGCAAAAAGAAATTCACCCGCGTTTTGGAATATCTTGATGAAATGAACATTCCTTATAATTTGAATTTGAGCTTGGTCCGCGGTTTGGATTATTATACCGGTACGGTTTTCGAGATCACCGTCCGGGAAGAAGGGGAAAAAAATCCGAACGGACAATTGTCTTTGGGCGGCGGCGGACGCTATGATACTTTGGTGGAATTCTTCGGGGGTCGCCCCACGCCGACTTGCGGTTTTGCCATCGGCATTGAACGAACGGTGGCCAGAATCAAAACCGGCGGTATTCCTTTGGAAAAAGACGACAAGAATATTATTTTTATCGCGCAATTGGGCGATGTGGCCAGAAGAAAGGCCATGGTGCTGTTCGAAGAACTGCGCAAAGCCGGCTTGAAAGTCAAACAGGCTTTTACCCGCGACAGCCTGAAAGATCAATTGGAAGAAGCCAACGCGCTGGGCGCCAAACTGACTTTGATCCTCGGGCAGAAAGAAATGAACGACAAGACGATCATGGTCCGCGATATGGAATCGGGCAATCAGGAAGTGGTTGATTATAAAAAAGTAAAGGCCGAAGTGGAGAAGCGGATAAATACCATTTAAAAATTTTAGGCTCGGAAAAAGTAACCATTGTTTTTGCAGCTTGAAGTTTGAATTAATAATTAATGGAAAGCGAGGTGCT
Above is a genomic segment from Patescibacteria group bacterium containing:
- the lepB gene encoding signal peptidase I, whose amino-acid sequence is MLKKILSFTWELIKVVVISLVIIIPVRYFLIQPFYVKGASMEPNFFDHEYLIIDEISYRFHNPVRGDIVVFRYPKDPQEYFIKRVVGLPGEKVEIKDGQVYLYNQQYKDGAVLDETYLSPDVKTIANTGTESVTLGPNEYYVLGDNRNSSKDSRSFGPVDRSFVIGRVAFRGWPLNRMTVFQTPAYQY
- the hisS gene encoding histidine--tRNA ligase produces the protein MPHRKNNRNNNQRRDPFHKEELKQRGLSEKFVRLRGMKDIIFDENKYWDLVIKKASDLAEIYGFKKIQTPILEGLELYRKSTGETSDIVSKEMYSFVDKNGEKVALRPEITPSLVRAYIENGMLNMPHPVKMYSYGPIFRHEKPQAGRYRQSHQFDMEIFGEASPVADFLLMLIAYNLFSELQIDIELQVNNIGCKQCRGEYIKKLSAYYKERGNRSHLCNDCKRRLERNPLRLLDCKEANCIALKEGAPPIVDFLCEDCKKKFTRVLEYLDEMNIPYNLNLSLVRGLDYYTGTVFEITVREEGEKNPNGQLSLGGGGRYDTLVEFFGGRPTPTCGFAIGIERTVARIKTGGIPLEKDDKNIIFIAQLGDVARRKAMVLFEELRKAGLKVKQAFTRDSLKDQLEEANALGAKLTLILGQKEMNDKTIMVRDMESGNQEVVDYKKVKAEVEKRINTI